The nucleotide window aacacggctaactcctctggattaaaaaggagtgtcaccttaaagactaataaaaatTATTCCACCACAGGCTTTTATGGaccagagcccacttcatcagatgcaaagccATGGCTTCACACCAGGCAGATCTTTTATACAGGGGTTATGGGggggaaacaaatgcagcagGGTCAAGGGGCCATGAAACTCAGGCCGTGAAGGGCCAGTTAGCATTGAGTCTGATAACATGAGCTTCTGCTACAATTGAAAAAAATAGTCTTCAAAGTTGCCGTTAgattactttttatttttgatgcaATAGACCAACAGGGTTGCCCCTCTGGAATTACTTTTGACATTGCTGAGGATCTGGAAATCCCCCATCTTCCAGCCCATTGCACAATTACTGAAACAACAGGTACAAGAGCGACTCAGGTGATAGTAAAACCACATTTTCATGatattgcttgcaaaatgcccatCGTTATAGTACATGTAGGTGGACTGGAAAGACTTGTATACAGCAAAGAGTTCTAAAAGTGTGTAGGGTGCACTGCATTCCCTATAGGGGTTTCTCAATAATGGCTGGCCCCTCCAGTGCCTAGGTAGAGAAATAGGTCTTTCTTTCCCCACAACAATATCCTCAAAGTCAGTAGTTATTTTTTAATCATAGATGTGAATGCCAACAATTTACTTTTGTTGACCTTTCCTTGGTTACCCCAGTCCTTTAAACATCAACCTTGATCCTATTTGCATAGCTCCTCCTCCTTATCTGCATAGCATCTTCCTGGGTTCTGTTATTGGTCAGGCTAGAATATGACTCAATGTTGGGAAGGTTAGCTATTTTACAGTATCAAACTGCAACACGTAACAGGACAGAATGACAGGAGTCGAAATAAACAACAGAatgttggtggtggaaagtgccatcaagttgcagccgacttagGGTGAgcccaaggcaagagatgaacagaggtgacttgccattgcctgcctctgcacatcaACTTAGGATTTCCTTGgttgtttcccatccaagtattaaccaggcctgatcctgcttagcttccaagatcaaaCGGGATTGAGCCAGCCTGGGCAGCCTGGGTCAGGGCAaccaaaaaataattttaaaaaaacagtttctattatatttttaacttCGTCCCTCATGTACGAATCAAATGAGATTAAATAAATAAGGGTCATCACTCTAAAAATCAGGCAGGCACTGTATTTAGTAAAGGTGCCACAAATCAAGTCCAAAAATGAGTTAGTGCCACTCTTGTACACATCACTGCACATACACAGACTCCCATTCCACCCCCTATATGTTTTTGCCACAAGTCTATTGAGCAGGTTGGCAACAGTGGAATAAAGAAGAGCTGGGTAAGAGTGTAGGCTTGACTCTATGCCATAGCTTGACTGGCAGATGCTCCAactcctaataataataataagttatATAGTATCATATAAATCCTCACAACAGTTCTGTAAGGCAGGCCAATGTGATTATCATCCCCATATTACATAATGGGGACTGAGAATGAATAGCTTGCCTAATTCTCTGACAGGGCcattgtaagcagagttacacttttctaaatccattgaagtcaatgggctcagaagggtgtaactttgcttaggatggccctgTCAGAGCCACTGTGCTCCAACAAAGCCTTGTTGCCCGTGCCAAACACTGGCCACCTCTGCTCTGACAGGTATGTGTGAGGGCATCCCTAAGGTGCATACCTGCATTTTCCTCTTGACTGTTTCAAAGGGGAAAGAAAGGGTCTGTGCAACGCCAGCTGCCAAACAACCGTTGATGAAGCTTTGCATTGGAGTGAAGCGGAGGCTGGGCTCACCCCAGATTTTATCCAGATGGGTGTAAACAAGGAAGGAGCCAATGGAAAATGGGATAGCCCCTGTCAAAAATCAAGCAAAACAGACTTGTGAGTTCAGTAGGTCATAAGAACGCTCTATACTGGGACCACATCAGCAACCTTTTAACCCAGTTTGCTAAACGTGGCTAATCAGATGCCTCAGAAATGTTTGCAGGCAAAGTATGATGGGAATATCTGTCCATTCTCATTAATTCCCAGCATTTAATATTCAAAGGAATATTTTATGGAAAATAGAGGATGCACAAAACTAAGCATGGCCAATGACAGACCTATCTTTTGTATAGTCAGCACAGTGCATGTAACGTGATGAGGTGCAAAACAATGGCTAAGTGAGCCAGGATGTTCAAGTCTCATCTCAGCCAAAAACTTATTAGGTGGCCTTAAGCAAGACATTCATTTTACAAATAGTAAACTGATATAAATGAATTTTTACAGCTGACTCATAGAAAACCCTTATTGATTTCCCCCTTTAGTTATTATATCAACTCTCAAACTGTAGAACAGAATTCTAATCAATGATACCTAATATAGACAGAGAAACTCCACGATAAAGTGCAACAGCTCCTTCCTGATGGTAAATCAGATACAGAGCATGAAGAATTCCTTTGTAGGAAGGCTTCAATCGGTCCTGCACAATGAGCCGTGTTTTTATGACCTCGGTTGGGTAAGTTGCAACAGCTGCCACCATGCCAGCGAGGCTACCTGCCATGATCGAGCTCCACTGGGAGATATGGCCCAAGTCATCCACAAACAGCATGACAAACCTGGAATAAGGGGAAAGTTACACTCATTAGATGCACAATGGAAATACAATATGAGAAGACCATACTCTTCAACCTCTCTAAAACCAACAATTGCCTGTACATGTACATTCTttgttgtagatccagaggagttagcagtgttaatctgtagtagcaaaatagtaaagagtccagtagcacctttatgactaaccaactttactgtagcataagctttcgagaaccacagttctcttcatcagatgcatctgacgaagagaactgtggttcttgaaagcttatgctacagtaaagttggttagacttaaaggtgctactggattctttactattctctgttgtggctcctgccttgtggaatgggctgcctgatgAAGTTATGAAGGCTCCTACTCCCCTGGCTTtttataaactatgcaaaactgaattattcaagaaggcattttacataggtaatagggctgtacagTAACAAAATGGCTAAGAAGGATGCCTGGGTAAAGGGTTAGGGACtctggactatactactgtgcaaaGTTCAcatttctgttgctgtaagtaggacCCTATGATGtaaattttgcatcatttaatgtattgtgttaatacttatgctttgtttcggcTCTCTTTCAGATTTCCGCTATTcaaatcctattgcactgtttattggatgtcccatcctgttgactgcattgacttactctgtgtaatccaccttgagttctagtgagaaaggcagactataaataatgtaactaactaactaaataatagCATTTCAATCACAGACTGTCCCTTGAAATACTGTCCACGGTGAGATAACTACCAATGACATCTATTCAATCCAACAGATACGGTGTTAGCAAACTTGTTAGGAAACTCTGGCTTAAGATCCTAACATTCTATCTGCTCCTTAAATGCTTTTCACATAAAGCTACAATAACGTCCCAAGAGCTACTGCATTAAAAGACCATTCTTCACAAAAACGAGAAACATGCACTTAATCCTATGTATGTTTACTTAGAAAAAGGTCCCAATGCATTCACTGGAGCACATTCTCAGGTGTGCACATGACTGCAGCCTTACAAGCCAACCCTATGCAtctttactcagaagcaaatcaGGTGGAGTTCCCTGGAATTTACATCCTAGTAAGCATGCACTGCACTGCAGCTCATCCACACTACCTAGAAATGTCCCATCAAGGTTAATGAGGCTTTCCCTTCTGAcagctaactggaagtcccccaagatcccatctatcgacagttggttttctagagtctgggattattatatccaggagaaggtttatgattctatttatatatctcagcattttccaaaagaaactgattttatgacaaaatggctccctttctttgactacttattaaccaatgatatacaccctccacaacatttattgtttgtctcatggtgtttctgagcaatatgttaggtttcatacaaactgtaaagaacctccttctctgcttaggtatattgcaattctctaagcaaattttctttttcctttgttaatattacatttgaaaactggtagtatattacaagctatctgggtttttttgtattatagttgactttaacattgtgtaatttgttttcctgtttacgcattgtatgttgtttttaaagttaataaaaagtttattaaaaaaaaaggttaatgAGGCTTACTCACAAGTAAgtttgcataggactgcactgcagtACAATACGATGTGGACTGACTTCAATTACttccattgttttcagtgggcttagactaaagTAACTATGTACAAGACTGCACTGTTACAGTCCTTGAACTGGAAAGAACTTTCAAGGCTTCCTAGTCCAACTCTCCTGCTCAATGGAGGAAACACAAAGCTGGGGCATTCCTAAcagatggccatccagcctctgcttgaaaatctCCAGCAagggagacacccccccccccgaataattGGTTTTGTTGCCACCCACTTTTACCATTAGGAAGTTTCTCTCCTCGATTTCCTACTGATCTCAGTTTTGCGGGTGCATCAAAAGTGATGCTAAAGCAGCAACATAAACAATAGTGatacaaacagattttttttttactcagcatCTTTCTTTTAATGGGCATTTCAGTTTTGATGGATGATTATGAACCAAAAGCAGGAAGTCTTTTCTTCCTAAATGAAACTTGGCGACGTGAGAAGGTCAACCAAGGCAGAAACCCTTATGCTTCAGCCACATAAACAAGATCGGATAAAACTGGACTCCAGTTACTGTCCCTCCCCCTGGAAGCTATATTTGGCTCCCACCACAGATCTGACAACAGAAAATCTGACAACAGCAACTCTCTGATTTAAAGTTTCAGCTTCCGTATTTTCTCATGAAATGCAGCTCCTACTTAAAAATAAGGGTGTGGATAAAAGGGAAGGACTGTCCAGCCACAATATCTTTGTACAAAAATAGCACATGCTCAGAGACTTTCCTCCTTTCAGATTCTTCCTTGAAATTTTTCTCAATAAGACCAAGGGTGTGTATTTCACATTTTCTGAATAAGAGGAGTGCAAAGTTGGCATACATTTGCATAGAACCATCATAGCTCTCATGCATTTTGCTGCAATACTGTTTAGAAttttgttctccattcccaacTGAGGACAACTGTTAACTGAGGAAGTGGTCCATGAATGCATACGCCACAAGTGTGTTAGTCTTTACATTCCATAGGACTGCGTTTAATTTTCTAAATGGTTAATCATCCTTAATTTAAGATAGAAGAAAAAGTAACTGCTAGTGTTTCCTACTGTTGCCTTAAGACTTTATTCATaaagctgactaggccgaagccgaggggccccacagggactaggggcctgtcatgtttttttgctgaggcacacccccacataaattacaattgattctcttatataccCTCTATTAATAAGGCAATTAGCTGCTtctttattgaagtgaaacaaattgtcttatataaaaacaattacccataaattatatatttattaataaataataaagattttattcacttcaaaatattagtcttcaacaattatacccccaaaatgtgctttcctgaagagttccactcgtgcaataaaaatattaaaaattaagaacagaattcttcaggaggtcctcaaaatggatatagggttAGTATCTACCTTACCAGGGTCAGGCTATTAGCTGTAGTGGGAtaaaagattgaagtgctggagggggcccagaatacctgaaagcctaagaGGCccgccatgggttaatacggccctgacttAATGAAACAAAAATCCTGGACAACATGGATTAGAAGCGCATCTCTTGAATGCCCCTCTCTTCTCTGTGCATCCCTTTATTGGCTAATACGTGAAAGATTTAAAAAAGCATACTGTTATACCCATCCACCCCAAGTCTTTTGCCTGAATGAAATAACAAGAAGTCATAAGCGGTTATGATTTGATCGGACACACAGAACAATCTCCCTTCTTCTCTCTCTGCCATGCCATTGGCGGCGTCACCCAGTCATGCCACCATTGCCCCCTGTTTACCTGCGGTAGGAGGCGAGTTGCAGGACGCTGTAGGGAAAGAGACGGAAGCAGGCAGTGAGGTTGCCCTTCCAAAGCGCCCCGATCCCTTCCGCCCGGCACAGGCTGCGCCCCGTCTGCCCGAGCCCTCCTCGGGAGTGGTGAGTGCCTACTTGGGCCAGGACTGTGAGCACCTCCAGCGGCGCCGTCACGCTGAGGCTCATCGCCCCGGCCACTCCGGCGCAGCCCAGGCGCTGCAGCGCGGTCAGCCGGCTGTCCCGTTTCCAAGTCGCCATGCCAACCCGCCGGCGGCTGCACCATGCCCGCCGAGGCCGGGCGACTGGCGCGGAAAGCGCACGGCGCTGCTCACCCACTGTGCGCGCCGCCGTCGGAGGCGGTGCTAGCTGCCCGGGACAGAAAGAGGAAGGGCTGGCGCGCAGAGCGAGGCcggatgggagagggaggaggccgGCGAGTGCGCCCGAGGGGCAGGAAGATCGCGGCGGGAGCGGCTTGGCAAAGCGACTCCTTTTTTGGATGGCTTCCAAAGAGCGAAACAGCTGGCGAGGAGCGCTTGGCAAAAGCCGAGGCAGGCCAAGTCTGTGGGAAAGCTGCTGCTGGCAGGACTGGGTGGGCTCTGGGGTCCGTGGcacctccttcctctcccccaggCGCAGGTACCACCACCCCTGGCAGTGCCCCTGATCCAAATCCTTTCAGCCCTGCTAGTGCCCAGGAACGGACTTGCTAGAGCCTTTGGGCTAATTTGGAAGAGGgcctggaggaggcagcagagggcaATTCTACTGCGCTCTGCTGGATCGACTATTTCCAGTCACTCGTTGGAAGAGTAGCTCGGCCTACCTAGCTGGAGGTGGGCCTTTTGCCTGGCAAATGCACCAGTTACTTCACCTTGATGCCTGCATTGCCCACGCATATTATTTCCCCACAGCCACTTCTGGCTAAACAGGTTTTGCAGGCTTAAAAAATCAACATAAAACCCTGCAAACCCTTTTTTACTAGAGGTGGATGAGCGTCCACACTTGAAACAGCAACCTTTTCTTTCAAGCCACCTTCAACACTCTGGGAGAAAAAGCCCTATTGCCTATAGCATGGTGTAGACACTCTTACAATAGCGCTAGAAGGTAGGTTAGTATTGTTATACCCGTATGGCAGAGCTGGGTAGGGTGGGGAGGCTACGTCGTGTTTCAGACTGCAATCCTGGGGCAAACATGAAATTTAAACATTAGGCTTCCTGGTTCAGGGGTCATTCTATTAACCACAATGCTATTTGTGAAGGATATGCCTTAATTCTCATGGAGAACCCCAAATGGACTGTACTATGTCAGACTGTAATTGGGAACTCACTTGACTGTACACTTCACAGTATAAAAGGAATCTTATCAACAGAGAAAACCAGATATCAAGAAGAAAGGCTCTTGTTTAGGCCACTCCTTGACATTCTTGaggggatatttttaaaaatatggtggCACATGCAACCTCTACCTGCAGACAAAAGCAGTTCTGCCCAGACACAGGTATACCACCACAGTGAGAATAAGACCTATGTCTCTTGGTGACCATTAGCCTTGATGGTTGCAAGAACCATCATGTTCAGAGATAATTAGGCATTAGGGGGAAaacaatgtggggggggggtggataatCACCTTTCTATTTGAGTCCAAAAGTTTGAGACCAAAGACTgatttggtttgatccagcaagacATTTCTTATCACAGTTTTCGTGATAAAGGTACTGGAGCATATCTAAAGAAAAAGCAGTGAGTGGAAGCCCTACATATAGATTTTAGCTCTTGCCCGTAGATAGAAAAGGCTGCAATAGTGTGGGTAGCCAAGTGCCCAGAGCACTGGAAAACAGAAACAATCAGGGGCTGTTTCTCAAATCACAGCAGTTTACTCCAGTTGGAACTTCAGCATTAAAATAATTCTCTTTTGCAGAATCTGCATTCCTAATCCAAGGCTCCTTGTTCGCTTCAGTGTATCTGCACTTTTTACAGAAGTGCATAGCTTGATTGCTGATAAAACAACAAAGCatattgtggcaccttaaagactaagtcatttttttttttagctaaaGCCCACTTTGTGAGATGCATAAATGTTCCTTTGGTAGAAATATATAGACAAGGACataatcttgggggggggggacattctgAGCAGAGGTCACAAGTGCCTCTAAATGTAAAATGCTACTGCAATGTGTGGGATGGAGAAAAGGACATTGTTGTGTTACTTTGCAGACCACAGATGAGAACAGAATCTTATCAAAAGGGTAAACAAGTCAGCATGAATGTGGACTACTCCCATCCCTGATGAATTGCCAAAGATGAACAGTGTACTCCAACCTGTAAGGAAGTGTAATTGCTTTGTGTACTATCCTTACTCCATCAAAGGGGATGATTTGCAAAGCAGAGAAAGGAATTGCTCCACCAAAACAGAATCTACCAGTTAAGAGTTTATATAACCTGCTTCCTGTATCAAAATCCTTTGCTACATTCAGGGAAAAGTTAAGCCCAAATCAGAAGAGGATTGCTCTAAAATCCATGGTTTCAAACAGGGCATCTGCTTCTACTCTGTAACCTTTAAGACAGTCCAGCTGTAATCTGCTGATGCTGTTAGTACTTAGCATTATATAATGTGAATACATTTGTATTTTTATCCATACACATCCCAAACATTTATTTAGCTGCTGAATCTTTGAGGGCTGCCCTACTCTCTCCAGTAAGATGGTATACAGAGAATGCTTGAGAGTTGGTAAGTCTCTGGGTCAACATTCTCAATATTAATCACACAGGGCAGAACAAAACCACTGTTTATGAATGCTGAAACTCAAAATATATGCACGGTAATATTGGCCTACCTTACACCGTTGTTGTAAATATTACTGAGAATgtaacagcccggaaaatccacaacaatcattaCTGAGAATGTGTTGAATATTTTGAAGTTTGCCTTCTGAATTATTCCCTTGACTTGTTGAGACAGGGCCACTGAAACCTCTATTATGCGCCATTGCACCCTTATATCAAAACCAAGCCATAACTTGAAAAATTAAAAGTTTATCAGTTTCATATTTTGAAGTCAGAGTTTATGTACTAATTCATGCTGCCTGTAACACTGAAGCAGCTGAGATTTGTACCAAAAACTTTGTCATCAGAAATATTTTCTACCACACTATtcagagaaaaaaacaaaaagcttATGATGCTTtaaaaactaacagtgcaatcctatgcagaattgctCAGTCTTCACCCATTGATTTTAGTTGTGCATAGAATTGCACAGTTGTGACAGAAGCTGTTGTAGACTAGAACCTGCTTTATCACATGTATGGAGCATGCCTTCAGTTCATGCATCTCATTTATAAACAATTTTTATTCAGAGTATCTTTGTTTATTAGATTTTCAATAAAAGATATTACAAAACCAATTCACCGTATATTGAGCAATTCAAGAAAAATTCTCCATTGTTCGACTGCTCCTTCCTGTACAgcaaacagaaaaacaaccttCCTTACACTAACAAAAATCGCCAGCACATCtggaagaaatagaaaagagcaagagcctagTAACGAAATTTGCGGcagggatgagctttcgtgagctacagctcacttcttcagctactactgggctcttgcttttttctactgctacagacagactaacacggctacccatctggatctaTCTGGAAGAAAGATCCTCTAGCCTAGCCGACAGGGTTGTGTACCATATTTCAACTTCCAGACTCGtcaggaaagaaaaagatgaggAACCCCTATTAAAGAAGCGACAGAATAAGGCTGCCTTTAACCTGGGAGCAAGTCCCACTGGACGCAGCGGGATTTACTTCCGAGAAAACAGACACACGGGAGGCGGGGTCAGCCCTAAACGCCGCAAGGGTCTACAAGAGGGACTCCGTTCCGGGTAAACATACTCCAGGATCCCAACCCGGGAGTCAATCCCTTGACCCCTCTGAGATTGCCTTCGGAGTAAACATGCCTAAGGGAGCGGGGTAGAAAGGGGAGACGGGAACGGAAAGCAGGCCCAAAACAGAAAAGGAAGGCCGGAGGGTCCCGCAGCGGCTCCTCCGTCGGGGGCGGCTAGGTCTGACGTGCTCCGCCCCGGGGAGGCCGGACCAGGAAGCGTGTGTGGACGGCGGGGGCTACCGGAGCCGCGGCCTGAGCGGTAAGAGAGGCAGGGCTCGGAGGGCTGTTCGTCGCCAGCAAGGCCCGGCCGGGGCCGCTGGCTGGTGGGCTGAGGGAGGGCTGGTGCGTTAGGTGAGCTCGGGAGCTCTCGCAGGCCGTGGCGGGGGTTCTTTTTGGGGGGCGGAGGGGTTGTCGAGCGTTGCACGTTGCTTACGGGGATGGGGGCGAGGCCTGCTTGTGGGGTGGGGTCCTGCTTGGGGTGAGGGCGCCAGGAAAGGCACGGGGGGTCAGTACGTGGGAAGGCTGCGCGAGGAAGCCTGTGTGCCGAAGCCCCGTGGGGTGAGGAGGAAGGCGGCTCTGAAAGgcatgaccggggggggggggtggtcagCGCGGCGTGAGTCGAGCTGAGGGAATCAGAGGCCCCGACTTGTGTGGAGGTCGCGATGGGGTTGTTCCTATGCGGAAACTGGGCTCTTTCGGAGAGGCGATAGCGTGGCCAACCCCCAACTGGGGCCTGCta belongs to Eublepharis macularius isolate TG4126 chromosome 13, MPM_Emac_v1.0, whole genome shotgun sequence and includes:
- the SLC25A43 gene encoding solute carrier family 25 member 43 isoform X2 is translated as MATWKRDSRLTALQRLGCAGVAGAMSLSVTAPLEVLTVLAQVGTHHSRGGLGQTGRSLCRAEGIGALWKGNLTACFRLFPYSVLQLASYRRFVMLFVDDLGHISQWSSIMAGSLAGMVAAVATYPTEVIKTRLIVQDRLKPSYKGILHALYLIYHQEGAVALYRGVSLSILGAIPFSIGSFLVYTHLDKIWGEPSLRFTPMQSFINGCLAAGVAQTLSFPFETVKRKMQAQSPCLPQCGGVDVHFAGLVDCFKQTVKTKGVLALWNGLTANLLRIK
- the SLC25A43 gene encoding solute carrier family 25 member 43 isoform X1, translated to MATWKRDSRLTALQRLGCAGVAGAMSLSVTAPLEVLTVLAQVGTHHSRGGLGQTGRSLCRAEGIGALWKGNLTACFRLFPYSVLQLASYRRFVMLFVDDLGHISQWSSIMAGSLAGMVAAVATYPTEVIKTRLIVQDRLKPSYKGILHALYLIYHQEGAVALYRGVSLSILGAIPFSIGSFLVYTHLDKIWGEPSLRFTPMQSFINGCLAAGVAQTLSFPFETVKRKMQAQSPCLPQCGGVDVHFAGLVDCFKQTVKTKGVLALWNGLTANLLRVVPYFGVMFSTFEFCKRVCLYQNGYIDSPLSYKLTPGVDQSLQPRELQELKLLGRRNV